A genomic segment from Propionibacteriaceae bacterium ZF39 encodes:
- the ureE gene encoding urease accessory protein UreE, whose protein sequence is MLITRIAGNVHEQALPAGTHVETITVPSAQLVKRIQRLRTDHDTEVGLRLPTGAPDLRDGDILSLEGENAIVVRVEASDVLVIAARSILEMATVAHTLGNRHLQAQFFGADSEYGAEVMVVQYDHTVQAYLDSVRVPYERQERVMPVPFRHSEHTH, encoded by the coding sequence ATGCTGATCACCCGCATCGCGGGCAATGTGCACGAGCAGGCGCTGCCTGCGGGCACCCACGTCGAGACCATCACGGTGCCCAGCGCGCAGCTGGTCAAGCGCATCCAGAGGTTGCGCACCGACCACGACACCGAGGTGGGCCTGCGGTTGCCGACCGGTGCGCCCGACCTCCGCGACGGCGACATCCTGTCGTTGGAGGGCGAGAACGCGATCGTGGTGCGCGTCGAGGCGTCCGACGTGCTGGTCATCGCGGCCCGCTCGATCCTGGAGATGGCGACCGTGGCCCACACGCTGGGCAACCGCCACCTGCAGGCGCAGTTCTTCGGTGCCGACTCCGAGTACGGGGCCGAGGTCATGGTCGTCCAGTACGACCACACCGTTCAGGCCTACCTCGACTCGGTGCGGGTGCCGTACGAGCGGCAGGAGCGGGTCATGCCCGTTCCGTTCCGACACAGCGAGCACACGCATTGA
- a CDS encoding maleylpyruvate isomerase family mycothiol-dependent enzyme → MAMDYADYGAGLGAAGTVLRSNAMSAGLETPVPTCPGWTVRDLVVHQGMVHRWATDVIEGRGMGDGKEHEESGRKADDLLDWFDEGWAGVLHALGSAPADLDVPFFLRTGDSPLVGWARRQCHETVIHAVDAMAARLGRTPGGEELWFSAELATDGIDEVVRGFIPRKRIGKLRSIEPLTIMIETTDTGAAWTLNVSEEPTTTVIGGVDSPDVRLSGPALDLYQALWNRGGGIDDPSGFLAQWRRDVVIEWA, encoded by the coding sequence ATGGCGATGGACTATGCGGACTATGGTGCCGGGCTCGGCGCGGCGGGCACGGTGCTCCGATCGAATGCGATGAGTGCGGGTCTGGAAACTCCGGTGCCGACGTGTCCGGGGTGGACGGTGCGGGACCTGGTGGTGCACCAGGGCATGGTGCATCGCTGGGCGACCGATGTCATCGAGGGCCGCGGGATGGGCGATGGCAAGGAGCACGAGGAGTCGGGGCGCAAGGCCGATGATCTGCTCGACTGGTTCGACGAGGGCTGGGCCGGCGTGCTGCATGCGCTCGGTTCGGCGCCCGCCGATCTCGATGTGCCGTTCTTCCTGCGGACGGGGGACTCGCCGCTGGTCGGCTGGGCTCGTCGGCAGTGTCACGAGACGGTCATTCACGCGGTCGACGCGATGGCCGCGCGGCTGGGGCGTACGCCGGGGGGCGAGGAACTCTGGTTCAGCGCCGAGCTGGCCACGGACGGGATCGATGAGGTCGTACGCGGATTCATCCCACGCAAGCGGATCGGCAAGCTGCGGTCGATCGAGCCTCTGACGATCATGATCGAGACGACCGACACGGGCGCCGCCTGGACCCTGAACGTCAGCGAGGAGCCCACCACCACTGTGATCGGTGGGGTGGACTCCCCGGACGTGCGTCTGAGCGGGCCTGCGCTCGATCTGTATCAGGCCCTGTGGAATCGCGGTGGTGGGATCGATGACCCCAGCGGATTCCTGGCGCAGTGGCGCCGCGACGTCGTCATCGAGTGGGCGTGA
- a CDS encoding energy-coupling factor transporter transmembrane component T, translated as MTRSTLLDRLNPVTRIAIAIILSTPLIITLDWLSAGVALVLVIVAALICGFRPAYLAKRLAILFLIALIAGISMALYGQPGGQVWFEWLLIKVTENSLWLALAVVLRILALGLSAMLLFGDVDPTDLADGLAQVVRLPARFVLGALAGIRMLGLFTDDWRSLGLARRARGLGDTGRVRRWLSMAFALLVLAIRRGSRLATAMEAKGFGSTDPEAPVRTWARPSRLRPVDLLGVLAATVLVAIAVGFSLRFGTFHWVGS; from the coding sequence ATGACCCGCTCGACGCTGCTCGACCGCCTCAACCCGGTCACCCGCATCGCGATCGCGATCATCCTGTCGACACCGCTAATCATCACGCTCGACTGGCTGAGCGCCGGGGTCGCACTGGTGCTCGTGATCGTGGCGGCCCTGATCTGTGGGTTCCGGCCGGCGTATCTCGCGAAGCGCCTGGCCATCCTGTTCCTCATCGCGCTCATCGCCGGCATCTCGATGGCGCTCTATGGCCAACCGGGCGGGCAGGTCTGGTTCGAGTGGCTGTTGATCAAGGTCACCGAGAACTCGCTCTGGCTCGCCCTCGCGGTGGTCCTGCGGATCCTGGCGCTGGGCCTGTCGGCCATGTTGCTGTTCGGCGATGTCGACCCGACCGATCTCGCTGACGGACTGGCCCAGGTGGTTCGGTTGCCTGCGCGTTTCGTCCTCGGCGCCCTGGCCGGCATTCGCATGCTGGGCCTCTTCACCGACGACTGGCGCTCACTCGGTCTGGCACGCCGCGCCCGGGGTCTGGGCGATACCGGACGGGTCCGCCGCTGGCTGTCGATGGCCTTCGCCCTGCTCGTTCTGGCCATCCGACGCGGCAGCCGCCTGGCTACGGCCATGGAGGCCAAGGGATTCGGCAGCACCGACCCCGAGGCTCCTGTCCGGACGTGGGCCCGGCCGTCCCGGCTCCGTCCGGTCGACCTGTTGGGCGTACTCGCCGCAACAGTCCTCGTCGCCATTGCCGTCGGCTTTTCCCTGCGATTCGGCACCTTTCACTGGGTAGGTTCGTGA
- a CDS encoding urease subunit gamma has translation MRITPREQEKLLIVVAADVARRRRERGVKLNHPEAVALLTSEIMEGARDGRTVADLMSFGTTILTTADVMDGVADLIDVIQVEVTFPDGTKLVSVHDPIRAGVGGDTAASGARPGEVILNDEPITINEGRNAVSVEVKNTGDRPVQVGSHFHFAEVNSALEFDRDATVGFRLDIPAGTAARFEPGDARTVNLVAFAGNRAVHGFNNRHDGPLDAEKENAS, from the coding sequence GTGCGGATCACACCGCGAGAACAAGAGAAGCTGCTGATCGTGGTGGCAGCTGACGTCGCGCGTCGCCGACGCGAGCGCGGCGTCAAGCTCAACCACCCCGAGGCCGTGGCTCTGCTCACGTCCGAGATCATGGAAGGTGCCCGCGACGGGCGCACCGTGGCCGACCTGATGAGCTTCGGCACCACCATCCTGACCACCGCCGACGTCATGGACGGCGTCGCCGACCTGATCGACGTCATCCAGGTCGAGGTCACCTTTCCCGACGGCACCAAGCTCGTCTCCGTGCACGACCCCATCCGGGCGGGCGTAGGGGGTGACACCGCGGCGTCCGGTGCACGCCCGGGCGAGGTCATCCTCAATGACGAGCCCATCACCATCAACGAGGGTCGGAACGCCGTCTCGGTCGAGGTCAAAAACACCGGTGACCGCCCGGTGCAGGTCGGCTCGCACTTCCACTTCGCCGAGGTCAACTCGGCGCTGGAGTTCGACCGGGACGCCACGGTCGGCTTCCGTCTCGACATCCCCGCCGGCACCGCCGCGCGGTTCGAGCCGGGTGACGCCAGGACGGTCAACCTCGTGGCCTTCGCGGGCAACCGCGCCGTCCACGGGTTCAACAACCGCCACGACGGCCCACTCGACGCCGAGAAGGAGAACGCATCATGA
- a CDS encoding ECF transporter S component, whose product MAQSHAHSDDLTRPAAHGRLQWRVVDIVVAAVLGVACGLIFVAWNSVGYAGFTAMDALTPGLGGLFAGVWFLAGPLGALIIRKPGAALMVELLAGFVSMGVGNQWGWTTMYSAFAQGLGAELVFLIFAYRKFTLLVAALAGIGAGLGAVINEFILGNWAKSVGFNVIYAGATMISGLILAGILAWVLMRALAAAGALDRFAAGREARPKA is encoded by the coding sequence ATGGCACAATCCCATGCTCACTCCGACGACCTCACGCGTCCGGCCGCTCACGGCCGCCTGCAGTGGCGCGTCGTCGATATCGTCGTCGCGGCCGTTCTCGGCGTTGCCTGCGGGCTGATCTTCGTGGCGTGGAATTCGGTGGGGTACGCCGGGTTCACCGCGATGGACGCCCTCACCCCCGGCCTCGGCGGCCTGTTCGCCGGGGTCTGGTTCCTGGCCGGTCCGCTCGGCGCGCTGATCATTCGCAAGCCCGGCGCTGCCCTGATGGTCGAACTCCTCGCCGGATTCGTCTCGATGGGCGTCGGCAACCAGTGGGGCTGGACGACGATGTATTCCGCGTTCGCCCAGGGCCTCGGCGCCGAACTGGTCTTCCTGATCTTCGCCTACCGCAAATTCACCCTGCTCGTCGCTGCCCTCGCCGGCATCGGAGCCGGGCTCGGCGCAGTGATCAACGAGTTCATCCTCGGCAACTGGGCGAAGTCGGTCGGCTTCAACGTGATCTATGCCGGCGCGACCATGATCTCCGGCCTGATCCTGGCGGGCATCCTCGCCTGGGTGCTGATGCGTGCGCTCGCAGCAGCGGGGGCACTCGACCGGTTCGCCGCAGGCCGAGAAGCGCGCCCGAAGGCCTGA
- a CDS encoding ATP-binding cassette domain-containing protein: MRISLNGWGWRHAARRDWAVRDVSLTVEPGERVLLLGASGSGKSTLLHALAGVLGGSDEGDEAGSLLIDGRHPTRLRGQIGLVLQDPQASVVLARVGDDVAFGLENRGVPRDEIWPRVREALDTVGLDLPLDHSTSALSGGQQQRLAIAGALAMRTPVLLLDEPTANLDPDGITEVRDAVAAIGHDTTLIVVEHRVDTWADVVDRVIVLGRGGGLLADGPPARVFAEHRDTLLDAGVWVPGADLPDLGIPAPPNNREALLVADDLVIGYAPGKPVRSNIDLSLPAAVSTVITGHNGAGKSTLALTLAGLMPRLDGTIRVAESLQPPPRRRRFGRTPQPHNPATWRSTDLITRIGTVFQHPEHQFVAPTVRDELAVGLRALDWDQPSVTARVDELLELLHLTRLAAANPFSLSGGEKRRLSVGTVLATSPQLIFLDEPTFGQDRRTWIDLVRLIGEILREGRAVVSVTHDAAYLDALGQQRIHLAEEVPA, encoded by the coding sequence TTGAGAATCAGCCTCAACGGCTGGGGCTGGCGGCACGCGGCTCGCCGCGACTGGGCGGTCCGGGATGTTTCGCTGACCGTCGAGCCCGGCGAGCGCGTGCTCCTGCTGGGGGCTTCTGGCTCCGGCAAGAGCACGCTGCTGCACGCCCTGGCCGGCGTACTCGGCGGGTCCGACGAGGGCGACGAAGCCGGTTCGCTGCTCATCGACGGCCGGCACCCGACACGGTTGCGCGGTCAGATCGGCCTGGTGCTGCAGGATCCGCAGGCCTCGGTCGTGCTCGCCCGCGTCGGGGACGATGTGGCGTTCGGGCTCGAGAACCGGGGCGTACCCCGCGACGAGATCTGGCCCCGCGTCCGCGAGGCCCTCGACACCGTGGGCCTCGATCTTCCCCTGGATCACTCGACCTCAGCCCTGTCGGGTGGCCAGCAACAGCGGCTCGCGATCGCCGGGGCGTTGGCGATGCGTACGCCGGTCCTCCTGCTCGACGAGCCCACCGCGAATCTCGACCCCGACGGGATCACCGAGGTGCGCGACGCCGTGGCCGCCATCGGGCACGACACCACCCTGATCGTCGTCGAACACCGGGTCGACACCTGGGCCGACGTCGTCGACCGCGTCATCGTCCTCGGCCGCGGCGGCGGGCTCCTCGCTGACGGGCCGCCCGCGCGCGTCTTCGCCGAACACCGGGACACCCTGCTCGACGCCGGCGTCTGGGTGCCCGGTGCGGATCTGCCCGACCTGGGGATTCCGGCACCGCCCAACAATCGCGAAGCCCTGCTCGTCGCGGACGATCTGGTGATCGGGTACGCCCCCGGCAAGCCGGTCCGCAGCAATATCGACCTGTCCCTGCCCGCCGCCGTCTCCACGGTGATCACCGGCCACAACGGCGCGGGCAAGAGCACGCTCGCGCTGACCCTGGCGGGTCTCATGCCCCGGCTCGACGGCACGATCCGCGTCGCCGAGTCCCTGCAGCCACCACCGCGACGCCGCCGCTTCGGGCGTACGCCCCAGCCTCACAATCCCGCCACCTGGCGCTCGACCGATCTGATCACGCGCATCGGCACGGTGTTCCAGCATCCGGAGCACCAGTTCGTGGCGCCGACGGTGCGGGACGAACTCGCGGTCGGCCTGCGGGCCCTCGACTGGGATCAGCCCAGTGTCACCGCCCGGGTCGACGAGCTGTTGGAACTGCTCCACCTCACCCGTCTCGCCGCCGCAAACCCGTTCAGCCTGTCCGGAGGGGAGAAGCGCCGGCTCTCGGTCGGTACTGTCCTCGCGACCAGCCCGCAGCTCATCTTCCTCGACGAACCGACCTTCGGGCAGGACCGGCGGACCTGGATCGACCTGGTCCGTCTGATCGGTGAGATCCTCCGCGAGGGGCGGGCGGTGGTCTCGGTGACCCACGATGCGGCCTATCTCGATGCGCTCGGTCAGCAACGCATTCACCTCGCCGAGGAGGTCCCGGCATGA
- a CDS encoding urease accessory UreF family protein, with protein sequence MSLLLQLSDSALPTGGFSHSFGFEQYISRGEIHDAATFSAWLRVYTANQLTHTDALAMRLFYEGLPEADLADRVVASTLPAQLRAADVAMAKRLRTIGVDALGVPRTDVELAHPAIEFARVARHFDVPCADAIVGHLSATVNTLTQNAVRGIPIGQSDGQRVVTTAHAWIEDACRRVWTLEEGDLGMVAPGLEVAQMQHERLRARMFMS encoded by the coding sequence TTGTCGCTGCTGCTCCAACTGAGCGACTCCGCCCTGCCCACGGGCGGGTTCAGCCATTCCTTCGGGTTCGAGCAGTACATCTCCCGCGGTGAGATCCACGACGCTGCCACCTTCTCGGCGTGGTTGCGCGTCTACACCGCCAACCAGCTGACTCACACCGATGCCCTCGCCATGCGCCTGTTCTATGAGGGCCTCCCCGAGGCCGATCTGGCCGACCGGGTGGTGGCCAGCACCCTGCCCGCCCAATTGCGGGCCGCCGACGTGGCCATGGCCAAGCGGCTGCGAACGATCGGGGTCGACGCCCTGGGCGTCCCTCGCACCGACGTCGAGCTGGCGCACCCGGCGATCGAATTCGCTCGCGTCGCCCGGCACTTCGACGTGCCCTGTGCCGACGCGATCGTCGGGCACCTGAGTGCCACGGTGAACACCCTGACGCAGAACGCGGTGCGGGGGATCCCGATCGGGCAGTCCGACGGGCAGAGGGTCGTCACGACCGCCCACGCCTGGATCGAGGACGCATGCCGGCGAGTGTGGACACTGGAGGAGGGCGACCTCGGCATGGTCGCCCCCGGGCTGGAAGTGGCCCAGATGCAGCACGAGCGCCTGCGGGCGCGCATGTTCATGAGTTAG
- the ureC gene encoding urease subunit alpha, which produces MSQKIERRQYVELYGPTTGDAVRLGDTDLFAKVERDLAVYGDESVFGGGKVIRDGMGQNSRVTRSEGIPDTVITNALIVDHSGIYKADVALRDGRIQAIGKSGNPDVQDGVDITIGVATEIIAGEGKILTAGGIDTHIHYISVDQIGVALASGLTTMIGGGTGPAEGTKATTITPGPWWIQRMLQATDDFPMNIGILGKGHASAPEALAEQITAGACGLKVHEDWGSTHSSIDTSLTIADEYDVQVAIHTDTLNEGGFIDDTIASIGGRVIHTFHTEGAGGGHAPDIIKIAGLPNVLPASTNPTLPYTVNTAEEHMDMLMVCHHLKPSIPEDVAFADSRIRKETIAAEDVLHDLGVFAITSSDSQAMGRIGEVITRTWQVADSMKAQRGPLEGDSEHDDNNRIKRYIAKYTINPAIAHGIGDEVGSVEVGKFADLVLWDPKFFGAKPDLVIKGGIIANAVMGDANASIPTPQPRTMRNQWGAYGLARGESSLVFVSQASLEAGVPEELGLTKQAYAVHGIRNLTKADLKLNNATPDIKVDAQTYEVSIDGEVLTSEPAEKVALAQRYFLF; this is translated from the coding sequence ATGAGCCAGAAGATCGAGCGCCGCCAATACGTCGAGCTGTACGGCCCCACCACGGGCGACGCGGTGCGCCTCGGCGACACCGACCTGTTCGCGAAGGTCGAACGCGACCTGGCCGTCTATGGTGACGAGTCCGTGTTCGGCGGCGGCAAGGTGATCCGCGACGGCATGGGGCAGAACTCCCGCGTCACGCGCTCGGAGGGGATCCCCGACACCGTCATCACCAACGCGCTGATCGTCGACCACTCCGGCATCTACAAGGCCGACGTGGCCCTGCGGGACGGCCGGATCCAGGCGATCGGAAAGTCCGGCAACCCGGATGTCCAGGACGGCGTCGACATCACGATCGGCGTCGCGACCGAGATCATCGCCGGTGAGGGCAAGATCCTCACCGCGGGCGGCATCGACACCCACATCCACTACATCTCCGTCGACCAGATCGGCGTGGCGCTGGCGTCCGGCCTGACCACGATGATCGGCGGCGGGACGGGCCCGGCCGAGGGGACCAAGGCCACCACGATCACGCCCGGCCCCTGGTGGATCCAGCGCATGCTCCAGGCCACAGACGACTTCCCGATGAATATCGGGATCCTCGGCAAGGGCCACGCCTCCGCCCCGGAGGCCTTGGCCGAGCAGATCACCGCCGGTGCCTGCGGCCTGAAGGTGCACGAGGACTGGGGCTCGACCCATTCGTCGATCGACACCTCGCTGACGATCGCCGATGAGTATGACGTGCAGGTGGCCATCCACACCGACACCCTGAACGAGGGTGGCTTCATCGACGACACGATCGCCTCGATCGGTGGACGTGTGATCCACACGTTCCACACCGAGGGAGCCGGCGGCGGTCACGCGCCCGACATCATCAAGATCGCGGGCCTGCCCAACGTCCTGCCAGCCTCGACGAACCCGACCCTGCCCTACACGGTCAACACCGCCGAGGAGCACATGGACATGCTGATGGTGTGCCACCACCTCAAGCCGTCCATCCCCGAGGACGTCGCATTCGCCGACTCACGCATCCGCAAGGAGACCATCGCGGCCGAGGACGTCCTGCACGACCTGGGCGTCTTCGCGATCACCTCGTCGGACTCCCAGGCCATGGGCCGGATCGGCGAAGTCATCACCCGCACCTGGCAGGTGGCCGACTCGATGAAGGCACAGCGGGGCCCGCTCGAGGGTGACTCCGAGCACGACGACAACAACCGCATCAAGCGCTACATCGCCAAATACACGATCAACCCCGCGATCGCGCACGGCATCGGCGACGAGGTCGGTTCGGTCGAGGTCGGCAAGTTCGCCGACCTGGTGCTGTGGGACCCGAAGTTCTTCGGCGCCAAGCCCGATCTGGTCATCAAGGGCGGCATCATCGCGAACGCGGTCATGGGCGATGCCAACGCGTCCATCCCGACCCCGCAGCCGCGGACGATGCGCAACCAGTGGGGGGCATACGGCCTGGCGCGCGGCGAGAGCAGCCTCGTGTTCGTGTCGCAGGCGTCGCTGGAGGCCGGCGTACCCGAGGAGCTGGGCCTGACCAAGCAGGCCTATGCCGTCCACGGGATCCGCAACCTCACGAAGGCGGACCTCAAGCTCAACAACGCGACGCCCGACATCAAGGTCGACGCGCAGACCTACGAGGTTTCGATCGATGGGGAGGTGCTGACGTCCGAGCCCGCCGAAAAGGTGGCCCTGGCGCAGCGCTACTTCCTCTTCTGA
- a CDS encoding amidohydrolase family protein gives MTQPVVDVHAHAMPMPLLQWLESEGLADLSRVADDNIVVLDPRVSGVGKGAPLPIAKSMYDNSIRLEEMDKQGVTHQAISLPPFLMGSTCEDEDLVVELVRRGNDALAEQLAGEERLLGLVGVPLGFSVATEEVRRGLDVLGMPGAAIGSQGGGKDLDHDDNTPIWSLLHERSVFTFLHPSAVPAPPRMKDYWFPQLLGYPMETAIAAARLVFSGRREAYPFPLCLAHGGGCVQSVKPRLQMGWERKPVAKTTKAKPRDLFHEFYYDTAVFDPTTLQRLIEDVGADHVLVGTDYPFDLADPDPVASVGEVHLGDGAREAILGATAAKLLGIA, from the coding sequence ATGACCCAGCCTGTGGTGGATGTCCATGCCCACGCGATGCCGATGCCGCTGCTCCAGTGGCTCGAATCCGAGGGCCTGGCTGACCTCTCGCGGGTCGCGGACGACAACATCGTCGTCCTCGACCCGAGGGTCAGCGGCGTCGGGAAGGGCGCTCCCCTGCCCATCGCCAAATCCATGTATGACAATTCCATCCGTCTTGAGGAGATGGACAAGCAGGGAGTGACCCACCAGGCGATTTCCCTGCCGCCGTTCCTCATGGGTTCCACCTGTGAAGACGAGGATCTGGTCGTCGAGCTTGTCCGCCGCGGCAACGATGCGCTCGCCGAACAGCTCGCGGGAGAAGAGCGTTTGCTTGGTCTCGTCGGCGTTCCGCTCGGATTCTCGGTCGCGACCGAGGAAGTACGCCGGGGTCTCGATGTGCTCGGCATGCCCGGTGCAGCCATCGGTTCGCAGGGCGGCGGCAAGGACCTGGACCACGACGACAACACGCCGATCTGGTCCCTGCTGCACGAGCGGTCGGTGTTCACGTTCCTCCACCCGTCGGCCGTGCCGGCGCCGCCTCGGATGAAGGACTACTGGTTCCCGCAGCTGCTCGGCTATCCCATGGAGACGGCCATCGCCGCGGCTCGCCTGGTGTTCAGCGGGCGCCGGGAGGCGTACCCCTTTCCTCTCTGCCTGGCACACGGCGGCGGCTGCGTGCAGTCCGTCAAGCCGCGCCTGCAGATGGGTTGGGAGCGCAAGCCGGTCGCCAAGACCACCAAGGCCAAGCCGAGGGATCTGTTCCACGAGTTCTACTACGACACCGCGGTCTTCGATCCCACGACGCTGCAGCGGCTGATCGAGGATGTCGGCGCCGATCACGTGCTGGTCGGGACCGACTATCCGTTCGATCTCGCCGATCCGGATCCCGTCGCGAGCGTCGGTGAAGTGCATCTCGGTGACGGCGCCCGGGAAGCCATCCTCGGTGCGACCGCCGCGAAGTTGCTCGGCATCGCCTGA
- a CDS encoding DMT family transporter produces the protein MTETRSRTPVPVKHVSHGKAVLVLLLGTLFLSGTPLWVKASNMDPATQAFLRVFVGFLILLPLGLHEIRTKQGLPRKGIMLAAASGLFLGVDFVAWNYSIFLIGSGVAAILLNLQVVIVPMLTAVIDKFKLPKSFAIILPIMIVGVLFTGGVFEPADAAVGPETISGIKTSVIGTAFGLTSGICYSFYLYLSRKASTSAPRKDLYIQPMMYTMLAQCVAPVLWMFTGGNGFNVTTGVLTKDPTTGEMVLPASLGANPTLQAATTAGDPINMGNWISLIMLIVLGQAAAWTLVQYGSVWLDPTLSAGILLLSPVTSVIVAGPLFAEWPSALQWLGVALILGCVGWQNGLIQAAVRPLTGKKRVDRAAEPDRALAPPGASAERKGRPMNRGVFILLGTIGILLGIAAAADNFVSGQIGWNTVFTIAQTIAVAALTVIVTQDGQAQDARVRDGGEVAQRRESESETETETRVVE, from the coding sequence ATGACTGAGACGCGCTCGCGTACCCCGGTGCCAGTGAAACATGTGAGCCACGGCAAGGCCGTCCTGGTTCTCCTGCTCGGCACCCTTTTTCTCTCCGGCACCCCCCTGTGGGTGAAGGCCTCCAACATGGATCCGGCGACGCAGGCCTTCCTGCGCGTCTTCGTGGGCTTCCTGATCCTGCTTCCCCTTGGCCTGCATGAGATTCGCACCAAGCAGGGGCTCCCGCGCAAGGGCATCATGCTCGCCGCGGCGTCCGGCTTGTTCCTGGGTGTGGACTTCGTTGCCTGGAACTACTCGATCTTCCTGATCGGATCCGGCGTTGCAGCGATCCTGCTGAACCTCCAGGTCGTGATCGTGCCCATGCTCACGGCGGTGATCGACAAGTTCAAGCTGCCGAAATCCTTCGCCATCATCCTGCCGATCATGATCGTCGGCGTCCTCTTCACGGGTGGTGTCTTCGAGCCGGCCGATGCCGCCGTCGGCCCCGAGACGATCTCGGGCATCAAGACCTCGGTGATCGGTACGGCCTTCGGCCTGACGTCAGGTATTTGTTACTCCTTCTATCTGTATTTGTCGCGCAAGGCATCGACGAGTGCTCCCCGCAAGGACCTCTACATCCAGCCGATGATGTACACGATGCTCGCGCAGTGCGTCGCCCCGGTTCTTTGGATGTTCACCGGCGGCAACGGCTTCAACGTCACCACGGGTGTCCTCACCAAGGATCCGACCACGGGCGAGATGGTCCTCCCGGCGAGCCTGGGTGCCAACCCGACCCTGCAGGCAGCGACCACGGCCGGCGATCCCATCAACATGGGCAACTGGATTTCGCTCATCATGCTGATCGTCCTCGGGCAGGCCGCTGCGTGGACCCTGGTTCAGTACGGGTCGGTCTGGCTGGACCCGACCCTCTCTGCAGGCATCCTGCTCCTCTCCCCGGTCACCTCGGTCATCGTGGCCGGCCCGCTGTTCGCCGAATGGCCGTCCGCCCTGCAGTGGCTCGGAGTCGCCCTGATTCTCGGCTGTGTCGGTTGGCAGAACGGGTTGATCCAAGCCGCGGTCAGACCGCTGACCGGCAAGAAACGTGTCGATCGTGCCGCCGAGCCGGACAGGGCCCTCGCGCCACCGGGTGCCAGTGCCGAGCGCAAGGGCAGGCCGATGAACCGAGGGGTGTTCATCCTCCTCGGCACCATTGGCATCCTGCTCGGCATCGCTGCTGCTGCGGACAACTTCGTCTCCGGCCAGATCGGTTGGAACACGGTGTTCACCATCGCCCAGACCATCGCCGTCGCGGCCCTGACCGTCATCGTCACGCAGGATGGGCAGGCGCAGGACGCTCGCGTCCGCGACGGCGGGGAAGTCGCCCAGCGCAGGGAGAGCGAGAGCGAGACCGAGACCGAGACGAGGGTCGTCGAGTAG
- a CDS encoding cobalt ABC transporter has translation MNWDRLAPEHEADFGVVLDLLLPSLRNAADRFVILIDGGSGSGKTTLAVSLQTSLVILGQPAQLVSLDDCYPGWGGLAEASAIVVDDMLDPAVPGYQRWDWANERPGGWVDLDPDRPLIIEGCGALTPLSAAYADLCVWVHRDPDERRDAALARDGGAFEPHWDQWAAQEARHWSTFRPWNLAGLVCVVGPG, from the coding sequence GTGAACTGGGACAGACTTGCGCCGGAGCACGAAGCCGACTTCGGCGTGGTTCTCGACCTTCTCCTGCCCTCCCTGCGCAATGCTGCCGACCGGTTCGTGATCCTCATCGACGGCGGATCGGGGTCGGGCAAGACGACCCTCGCGGTGTCGCTGCAGACCTCCCTGGTCATTCTCGGGCAGCCCGCCCAACTGGTTTCGCTCGACGACTGCTATCCGGGTTGGGGAGGCCTGGCCGAGGCTTCCGCCATCGTCGTCGATGACATGCTGGACCCCGCCGTTCCGGGATATCAGCGCTGGGACTGGGCCAACGAACGCCCCGGAGGCTGGGTCGATCTCGACCCGGATCGGCCTCTCATCATCGAGGGTTGCGGTGCGCTCACCCCGCTCAGCGCGGCGTACGCCGACCTGTGTGTCTGGGTGCATCGCGACCCCGACGAGCGCCGTGATGCGGCCCTCGCTCGCGATGGTGGAGCCTTCGAACCCCACTGGGATCAGTGGGCTGCGCAGGAGGCCAGGCACTGGTCCACCTTTCGGCCATGGAACCTTGCCGGTCTGGTTTGTGTCGTTGGGCCCGGGTAG